In one window of Chryseobacterium viscerum DNA:
- the vgrG gene encoding type VI secretion system tip protein VgrG — MNNSGYIQTAKNPDLVTYKVMSGGTELPGKYGVKSIVVEKEFNRIPYARIVILDGSVPEQDFKLSNEDLLIPGKEIEITAGYHSEEETIFKGVVVKHNIKIRSGSSYLIVECRDKAVKMTLGRKSKYFYESTDSNVMEELISNNGLTADVEATSNSHKELVQYQTSDWDFMLTRAQANGKLCFVEDGTIKIAKPDFSAEAVETVVYGSSVHEFDGEIDARDQFSKITAKTWSYTDQELTEVEAQDPAINLNGNLSSGDLANVFGIEDLQLKHGGNLSQGELQEWGDAKATFQQLAKTRGRVKLQGIPSVIPGASLTLQGVGNRFNGKIYITGVRHEIAEGNWLVDAQFGLSPTWFSETYDVSEMPGSGIMPAISGLHVGVVSQLESDPDGEDRILVQIPIINSEEEGIWARIATLDAGENRGSFFRPEIGDEVIIGFINDDPNDAIVLGMLNSSAKPAPIVASDDNHEKGFVTRSEMKMIFNDDKISYTLETPKGKKVIVDEDADVITIKDEHSNILTLNKDGISMESGKDIKIKAKGDINMEGTNINVKASAQFKAEGSSGSELKSGAVTVVKGSQVKIN, encoded by the coding sequence ATGAATAATAGCGGATACATACAAACAGCAAAAAATCCAGATTTAGTCACCTATAAGGTCATGTCCGGAGGAACAGAACTGCCGGGGAAATATGGTGTGAAAAGCATTGTCGTGGAAAAAGAATTCAACAGAATTCCTTATGCCCGTATTGTTATTTTAGACGGAAGTGTACCGGAGCAGGATTTCAAGCTCAGTAATGAAGATCTGTTAATTCCCGGAAAAGAAATTGAGATTACCGCTGGATACCATTCTGAAGAAGAAACCATTTTTAAAGGGGTTGTTGTAAAGCACAACATAAAAATCAGAAGCGGATCTTCTTACCTGATTGTAGAATGCAGAGATAAGGCTGTAAAAATGACCTTAGGAAGAAAAAGCAAATATTTCTACGAAAGTACAGACAGTAATGTCATGGAAGAACTCATTAGTAATAATGGGCTTACTGCCGATGTTGAAGCTACTTCAAATTCTCATAAAGAATTGGTTCAGTACCAGACTTCTGATTGGGATTTTATGCTTACCAGAGCGCAGGCAAACGGTAAACTTTGTTTCGTTGAAGATGGAACCATCAAAATTGCCAAACCTGATTTTAGCGCTGAAGCCGTAGAAACAGTAGTTTACGGATCATCTGTACATGAATTTGACGGGGAAATTGACGCCAGAGACCAATTCAGCAAGATTACAGCCAAAACATGGAGCTATACTGATCAGGAACTGACAGAAGTGGAAGCTCAGGATCCTGCCATTAATCTCAATGGAAATCTTTCATCAGGTGATTTAGCCAATGTTTTCGGAATTGAAGATCTGCAGCTTAAGCATGGTGGAAATCTTAGCCAAGGGGAACTGCAGGAATGGGGTGATGCCAAAGCCACTTTCCAGCAATTAGCCAAAACAAGAGGAAGAGTAAAACTCCAGGGAATTCCATCTGTGATACCAGGAGCTTCATTAACACTGCAAGGAGTAGGAAACCGATTCAACGGGAAAATATACATAACCGGTGTCCGTCATGAAATTGCCGAAGGAAACTGGCTGGTGGATGCTCAGTTCGGACTTTCTCCAACATGGTTCTCCGAAACCTATGATGTAAGTGAAATGCCAGGTTCAGGAATTATGCCTGCCATAAGCGGATTGCATGTAGGGGTAGTATCCCAACTGGAATCAGATCCGGACGGAGAAGACAGAATTCTGGTACAGATTCCTATCATTAATAGTGAGGAAGAAGGAATCTGGGCACGTATTGCCACCCTTGATGCCGGTGAAAACAGAGGATCATTCTTCAGACCGGAAATAGGAGATGAGGTTATCATCGGATTTATTAATGATGACCCTAATGATGCCATTGTGCTTGGAATGCTGAACAGCAGTGCAAAACCAGCTCCTATTGTAGCTTCTGACGATAATCACGAAAAAGGATTTGTTACCCGAAGCGAAATGAAAATGATTTTTAATGACGACAAAATTTCGTACACACTGGAAACACCAAAAGGTAAAAAAGTGATTGTAGACGAAGATGCCGATGTCATTACAATAAAAGATGAGCATTCTAATATTCTTACCCTTAATAAAGACGGTATCAGTATGGAAAGCGGAAAAGACATCAAGATCAAAGCAAAAGGAGACATTAATATGGAAGGAACCAATATCAATGTAAAAGCAAGTGCTCAATTCAAAGCAGAAGGCAGTTCCGGCTCAGAGCTTAAATCTGGAGCAGTAACCGTAGTAAAAGGATCTCAAGTTAAAATTAATTAA
- a CDS encoding GPW/gp25 family protein, with amino-acid sequence MKINTDFLGTGWSFPPEFNETEGKLAMTTDVEDINNSLKILLSTRPGERVMFPNYGCDLQEMLFKPLDLTLITQMKGIVERAILYHEPRINILSIEIDTQEELQGEVLIQVDYEVRNTNTRSNMVFPFYKGEATEI; translated from the coding sequence ATGAAAATAAATACAGATTTTTTAGGAACAGGCTGGAGTTTTCCGCCTGAGTTTAACGAGACTGAAGGAAAACTGGCCATGACCACAGATGTAGAAGACATCAATAACAGCCTTAAGATTTTATTGTCAACCCGCCCCGGTGAACGTGTCATGTTCCCAAACTATGGGTGTGACTTGCAGGAAATGCTCTTTAAACCTCTGGACTTAACGCTGATTACCCAAATGAAAGGAATCGTTGAGCGTGCTATTTTATATCATGAACCCAGAATAAACATTCTAAGTATTGAAATTGATACTCAGGAAGAACTTCAGGGAGAAGTTTTAATACAAGTAGACTACGAAGTAAGAAATACTAATACAAGAAGCAATATGGTTTTCCCTTTTTACAAAGGAGAAGCTACCGAAATATAA
- a CDS encoding phage tail protein → MAVLYPPTSFSFIVNGISTTEGIDSRFQSISGLSTEIGTEEYAEGGENRFTHQLPLRPKYPNLVLKRGLIVSSGLISWCRNAMENFQFEPRDLIISLSGGIQSTAPLMVWNVVGAYPVRWEVSEFNAEESKLAIETIELKYRYFTIPSSLASLGL, encoded by the coding sequence ATGGCAGTTTTATATCCTCCAACCAGTTTCTCTTTTATTGTTAATGGGATTTCAACAACAGAGGGTATTGACTCCAGATTTCAATCTATATCTGGTTTATCAACAGAAATTGGAACTGAAGAATATGCCGAAGGAGGCGAAAACAGGTTTACACACCAACTTCCTTTGAGACCCAAATATCCTAATTTAGTTCTTAAGCGTGGGTTAATCGTAAGTTCCGGATTGATAAGCTGGTGTAGAAATGCGATGGAAAACTTCCAGTTTGAGCCCAGAGACCTGATTATTTCTCTTTCAGGCGGGATCCAGTCTACAGCACCTCTAATGGTTTGGAATGTAGTGGGAGCATACCCCGTAAGATGGGAAGTATCCGAATTCAACGCAGAAGAAAGCAAACTTGCTATTGAAACAATAGAACTGAAATATAGATATTTCACAATACCCTCATCGTTAGCAAGCTTAGGCTTGTAA
- a CDS encoding baseplate J/gp47 family protein, whose translation MKKTDTFSHYREGKSQMQRFLAELDPGNLELHDFDLFDWLLFANNFAQRVNYFDKDDNTTPKGNWGNFFLGDDTKAIPRRESVEYKSMKKQVTDLMSQFEQDSSLTPHLTLFVCFLKLLDFSKNAFNNLTKRHLDFYYNEILQIEKNDAKSDKVYVIFELAKKALQEKIPAGTLLDGNKDVNGKKRIYKTGDELVPNQAKVVEIKSFLNDVEKRELKMAPVANSADGLGDKLPEDSNYWWPFGYNSDETGSNKSIYKELPKAKLGFSVASSLFDLKEGERTVTLKIDFNKNSTQKLQNLSKTDIENNIKVLCSGEKEWLSGAVLKCIKNEEARLELSFTLSKDFPAVVKYNKEVLSETFQTSFPVVRLMIEGEKYYDLYEALSEKSIKNIEIAVDVKGVKSIQIENDNGTLNSEKPYYPFTAQPVKGSNFYIKCPEMFSKKWQNADITINWKNAPDSIKDLYSGYVIQPNQNISLTDFEALKNSSIVGSDAYFKADVALLDKEIWYDKANDIDVFTKVKDAYKIQFSVNNTSNEAGTGETIRLTLNQSSLQDVYPKLYTLALSSNPTFKKLIPNEPYIPFAEDIELNYSAKENVYSYLKRESAGEASRNKEVQLYHEDVFGQYEKEVETNSIVPVHQNGGELYIGLEAMPQTTVSLLIQMLEGSENPLVDTFLEKEFIEWNILSGNTWMSLSDYMLQNDTRKFLESGIVKFKVPKDIDKSHTRFTNGLVWIRARSQRSYDAVCKIQGIYTQAVLAAFQNQGNDLSHLNNGLEAKTITKLITRVPQVKSVSQPYNSFDGKYKETDTEFYRRVSERLRHKHRAITQWDYEHLVLQEFPEVFKVKCLNHTSETSYMAPGHVTLMVVPNIKNKNAFDVYQPRVSRASLNKIQNYVNELNTMHVKAQVINPNYKEAKVETKVKFFEQYDETFYTKQLDEDIKKYISPWAFTDSENIDFNVELNINQLVNYLEQLYYVDYIDEIKIFVNNVLQRQSLIEVDPKSILVSAKQHNVTITEQVCI comes from the coding sequence ATGAAAAAAACAGATACATTTTCACATTATCGTGAAGGAAAATCACAAATGCAGCGCTTTTTAGCAGAATTAGATCCTGGGAATCTTGAGTTACACGATTTCGATTTGTTTGACTGGCTATTATTCGCAAACAATTTTGCTCAACGTGTAAACTATTTTGACAAAGATGATAATACAACACCAAAAGGAAACTGGGGAAACTTCTTCCTGGGTGATGATACCAAGGCTATTCCACGTAGAGAAAGCGTTGAGTATAAAAGTATGAAAAAACAGGTTACAGATCTTATGTCCCAATTTGAACAGGACAGCAGCCTGACGCCTCACCTGACATTATTTGTTTGCTTTTTAAAATTATTAGATTTCTCAAAAAATGCCTTCAATAATCTGACGAAAAGGCATCTGGATTTCTATTATAACGAAATTCTTCAAATTGAGAAAAATGATGCCAAATCAGACAAAGTCTATGTGATTTTTGAACTCGCCAAAAAAGCACTTCAGGAAAAAATTCCAGCCGGTACATTACTGGATGGGAATAAAGATGTTAATGGCAAAAAACGAATTTACAAAACAGGGGATGAACTTGTGCCCAACCAGGCAAAAGTAGTTGAGATCAAAAGTTTCTTAAATGATGTTGAAAAAAGAGAACTGAAAATGGCTCCGGTAGCCAACTCTGCCGACGGATTGGGCGATAAATTGCCGGAAGACAGCAACTATTGGTGGCCGTTTGGATATAATTCTGATGAAACGGGTTCCAATAAATCTATTTATAAGGAACTTCCGAAAGCTAAACTGGGCTTTTCAGTAGCATCCTCATTATTTGATTTAAAAGAAGGAGAACGTACAGTCACTCTTAAGATCGACTTTAATAAAAACTCAACCCAGAAATTACAGAATCTTTCAAAAACCGATATTGAAAATAATATCAAAGTGCTTTGCAGCGGGGAGAAAGAATGGTTATCAGGTGCTGTTTTAAAATGCATTAAAAACGAAGAAGCAAGATTAGAGCTTTCTTTTACATTATCTAAAGATTTCCCAGCCGTTGTAAAATACAATAAAGAAGTGCTTTCGGAAACATTTCAAACCAGCTTTCCCGTGGTAAGATTGATGATCGAAGGAGAAAAATATTATGATCTATATGAAGCTCTTTCAGAAAAATCAATAAAGAACATAGAAATAGCGGTTGATGTAAAAGGGGTAAAATCTATTCAGATAGAAAATGATAACGGAACATTAAATTCAGAAAAGCCTTATTATCCTTTCACCGCACAACCTGTTAAAGGATCTAATTTCTATATCAAATGTCCTGAAATGTTTTCCAAAAAATGGCAGAATGCAGACATTACGATCAACTGGAAAAATGCTCCGGATTCTATAAAAGATTTATACAGCGGATATGTTATTCAACCTAATCAAAACATTAGTTTAACTGATTTTGAGGCTTTAAAAAACTCCTCAATCGTAGGTTCTGACGCTTATTTTAAAGCAGATGTTGCCTTGCTGGATAAGGAAATCTGGTATGACAAAGCTAATGATATTGATGTATTCACGAAAGTAAAAGATGCTTATAAAATTCAGTTTTCTGTAAATAATACAAGCAATGAGGCAGGAACAGGTGAGACGATCAGATTAACACTGAATCAGTCATCATTACAGGATGTATATCCAAAGCTGTATACATTGGCATTATCAAGTAATCCGACCTTTAAAAAACTTATTCCCAACGAGCCATATATCCCTTTTGCTGAAGATATAGAGCTGAATTACAGTGCGAAAGAAAATGTGTATTCGTACCTGAAAAGAGAATCTGCCGGAGAAGCTTCAAGAAATAAAGAAGTACAGCTGTATCACGAAGATGTATTCGGTCAATATGAAAAAGAAGTTGAAACCAACAGCATTGTACCGGTACACCAAAACGGAGGTGAATTGTACATCGGTCTGGAAGCAATGCCTCAGACTACCGTTTCACTATTAATTCAAATGCTGGAAGGAAGTGAAAACCCTTTAGTGGATACTTTCCTGGAAAAAGAATTTATAGAATGGAATATCCTTTCAGGCAATACATGGATGAGTCTGTCGGATTATATGCTGCAAAACGATACGAGAAAGTTCCTGGAATCAGGGATTGTAAAGTTCAAAGTGCCTAAGGATATTGATAAAAGCCATACAAGATTTACCAACGGATTAGTCTGGATCAGAGCCAGATCACAAAGAAGCTATGATGCCGTATGTAAAATCCAGGGAATCTATACTCAGGCTGTTTTAGCAGCATTCCAGAATCAGGGCAATGATCTGTCTCACCTCAATAACGGATTGGAAGCAAAAACCATTACCAAGCTAATCACCAGAGTGCCTCAGGTAAAATCCGTCAGCCAGCCTTATAACTCGTTTGATGGTAAATACAAAGAAACAGATACAGAGTTTTACAGACGTGTAAGTGAACGGTTGAGACATAAGCACAGAGCCATTACACAATGGGATTACGAACATCTGGTATTACAGGAATTCCCGGAAGTCTTTAAAGTAAAATGTTTAAATCATACTTCCGAAACTTCATATATGGCGCCGGGCCATGTAACCCTGATGGTGGTTCCTAATATTAAAAATAAAAATGCTTTTGATGTCTATCAGCCGAGAGTAAGCAGAGCATCATTGAATAAAATTCAAAATTATGTAAATGAATTAAATACAATGCATGTGAAAGCTCAGGTGATCAATCCCAATTATAAAGAAGCAAAAGTGGAAACAAAGGTCAAATTCTTTGAGCAGTATGACGAAACATTTTATACCAAACAACTGGACGAAGATATTAAAAAATATATATCGCCTTGGGCTTTTACAGACTCTGAAAATATTGATTTTAATGTAGAGCTGAATATTAATCAGTTGGTTAATTATCTGGAGCAGCTGTATTATGTGGATTACATTGATGAGATTAAAATATTTGTGAATAATGTCCTGCAAAGGCAATCTTTAATAGAAGTAGATCCAAAATCAATTCTGGTATCTGCCAAGCAGCATAATGTCACTATTACAGAACAGGTATGTATTTAA
- a CDS encoding CIS tube protein, which translates to MRGAIQKLTIGTYENSDYEKRIQSGAFKAFINPTGFSMTYKTKYNTDQADGNSKPNLGYTSSASPDLQLEFLFDGTGVTEANSGIKLINKIKGKSFAKTAVTKQIKDFYKATGELVGSIHKPYNVILNWGSFEFKGVLSELTIEYKLFDNEGQPLRAIGKATFSESTSPKLAGKIEKLESPDLTHKRTVQAGDTLPLMTERIYGDSKYYLEVAKVNNLVNFRQLKPGQELFFPPLEKVS; encoded by the coding sequence ATGAGAGGAGCAATTCAAAAACTGACAATCGGAACATATGAAAATTCCGATTATGAAAAAAGAATTCAGAGCGGCGCTTTTAAAGCTTTTATCAATCCGACAGGTTTTTCTATGACCTATAAAACGAAATATAATACAGACCAGGCAGATGGTAATTCTAAACCTAATTTAGGATATACATCATCAGCATCACCTGATTTACAATTAGAATTTCTATTTGATGGTACAGGAGTTACGGAAGCAAATTCCGGTATTAAACTTATCAATAAAATTAAAGGAAAATCGTTTGCGAAAACAGCTGTAACAAAACAGATTAAAGATTTTTATAAGGCGACAGGCGAGCTCGTAGGCTCTATCCATAAACCCTATAATGTTATCCTTAACTGGGGAAGTTTTGAATTTAAAGGAGTGCTTTCTGAATTAACGATAGAATATAAGTTATTTGATAACGAAGGTCAGCCTCTGAGAGCCATAGGAAAGGCAACATTCAGTGAATCAACAAGTCCGAAACTTGCAGGTAAAATTGAAAAGCTGGAATCACCGGATCTTACCCACAAAAGAACTGTACAGGCAGGCGATACACTGCCATTAATGACCGAAAGAATTTATGGAGATTCCAAATACTATCTGGAGGTAGCTAAAGTAAACAATCTTGTCAATTTCAGACAGCTAAAACCAGGGCAGGAATTATTCTTTCCACCATTAGAAAAAGTCTCATAA
- a CDS encoding DUF5908 family protein: MPIEIKELHIKINVDEKAAATTTATSVDEAQLMRAISESVEQAAKIENRKKER; the protein is encoded by the coding sequence ATGCCAATAGAAATAAAAGAGCTTCACATTAAAATAAATGTGGACGAAAAAGCAGCAGCAACTACGACTGCCACATCGGTAGATGAAGCACAGCTCATGCGTGCCATCAGCGAAAGTGTAGAACAGGCAGCAAAGATAGAAAACCGTAAAAAAGAAAGATAA
- a CDS encoding PAAR domain-containing protein, with protein MKPAARITDMHTCPMVTGTVPHVGGPIIPAGEPTVLIGGMPAARQGDKAVCTGPPDTIASGSSSVLIGGKPAARMGDSTAHGGVITAGDATVLIGG; from the coding sequence ATGAAACCGGCAGCAAGAATTACAGATATGCATACCTGTCCTATGGTAACGGGAACTGTTCCCCATGTAGGAGGTCCTATCATTCCGGCAGGAGAACCCACAGTGCTTATTGGCGGAATGCCTGCAGCAAGACAAGGAGATAAAGCAGTATGTACAGGGCCACCGGACACCATTGCATCAGGATCTTCAAGTGTTTTGATAGGCGGGAAACCTGCAGCAAGAATGGGAGATTCTACCGCTCATGGAGGGGTAATAACCGCAGGTGATGCTACTGTTTTAATAGGCGGATGA
- a CDS encoding phage tail sheath family protein, with translation MNYKTPGVYVEEIAKFPPSVAQVETAIPAFIGHTDKGPRNEPTRISSMLEYETIFGGAKNEKTAISISIEDTVVTAKVDNAKLSPYKMHYAMQMYFANGGGPCYIVSVADYEKTPVLGTETVAGGLWFGLKSLEKEDEPTLIVFPDAEVLGADAYKLYNKALDQAEDLKDRFVIMDVFEDAAAFRTGVNATGLKYGAAYYPKLETVLSYSFDDKDVKIDSYKELNASGALVDVTMPQNENNLAWLKSRSSALYNQAKREIESKRLVLAPSSSIAGIYAKVDSTSGVWKAPANLAISNVLAPVVKISNEVQDGLNVDAVAGKSINAIRTFTGKGTLVWGARTLDGNSNEWKYVPVRRFFNMVEESVKKATERFVFEPNTANTWVRVQAMIENFLDQQWRDGALAGSKPEEAYYVSVGLHKTMSAQDILEGRMNIEIGMAAVRPAEFIVLRFSHKLQEA, from the coding sequence ATGAATTACAAAACACCTGGAGTTTACGTAGAAGAAATTGCGAAATTCCCACCCTCTGTAGCACAAGTAGAAACAGCTATCCCTGCTTTTATCGGACATACGGATAAAGGACCAAGAAATGAACCGACAAGAATCTCTTCTATGTTGGAATATGAAACCATTTTTGGAGGAGCAAAAAATGAAAAAACGGCAATCTCTATTTCAATCGAAGATACTGTGGTAACTGCAAAAGTAGACAACGCCAAGCTAAGCCCTTATAAAATGCATTATGCTATGCAAATGTATTTTGCAAACGGTGGTGGACCATGTTATATTGTTTCAGTAGCTGACTATGAAAAAACTCCTGTATTAGGAACAGAAACAGTTGCTGGCGGTTTATGGTTCGGATTGAAATCACTTGAAAAAGAAGATGAGCCAACGCTTATTGTTTTCCCGGATGCTGAAGTTTTAGGAGCAGATGCCTACAAGTTATACAATAAAGCTTTGGATCAGGCAGAAGACTTGAAAGACAGATTCGTTATTATGGATGTTTTTGAAGATGCTGCTGCTTTTAGAACCGGAGTAAATGCTACAGGATTAAAATATGGAGCTGCATATTATCCAAAATTAGAAACAGTGTTAAGCTATAGCTTTGATGATAAAGATGTTAAAATCGATAGCTATAAAGAACTTAATGCTTCAGGAGCGCTTGTGGATGTTACAATGCCTCAGAATGAAAATAATTTAGCATGGCTGAAATCAAGAAGCTCAGCGTTGTACAACCAGGCAAAAAGAGAAATTGAATCTAAAAGATTGGTATTGGCTCCATCTTCATCAATTGCCGGAATTTATGCTAAAGTAGACAGTACTTCAGGAGTATGGAAAGCACCAGCTAACTTAGCAATTAGTAATGTACTTGCACCAGTTGTAAAAATTTCCAATGAAGTACAAGATGGTCTTAACGTAGATGCGGTAGCAGGAAAATCAATCAATGCGATCAGAACTTTTACAGGAAAAGGAACGTTGGTTTGGGGAGCAAGAACATTAGACGGAAACAGTAACGAATGGAAATATGTACCTGTACGTAGATTCTTCAATATGGTAGAAGAATCTGTGAAGAAAGCTACAGAACGTTTCGTTTTTGAACCGAATACTGCCAATACATGGGTTCGTGTACAGGCTATGATCGAAAATTTCCTTGATCAGCAGTGGAGAGACGGTGCATTAGCAGGAAGCAAGCCGGAAGAAGCTTATTACGTAAGCGTTGGTTTACACAAAACAATGTCTGCTCAGGATATTTTGGAAGGAAGAATGAACATTGAAATTGGTATGGCAGCAGTACGTCCGGCAGAATTTATCGTGTTACGTTTTTCACACAAATTACAGGAAGCATAA
- a CDS encoding phage tail protein, with protein sequence MSTYPLVKFAFEVDWGGTKVGFQEVSGLNVEAALIEYRHGASPDFSKIKMPGMKTFSNITLKRGTFKTDNEYFDWFQSIQLSTVERRSITISLLDETGAPAVTWKVKNAFPLKLQSTDLKAEGNEVAIETLEIAHEGLTIENN encoded by the coding sequence ATGAGTACATATCCATTAGTAAAGTTTGCCTTTGAAGTAGATTGGGGAGGAACAAAAGTAGGATTCCAGGAAGTGAGCGGTTTAAATGTTGAAGCAGCTTTAATTGAGTACAGACATGGCGCAAGTCCTGATTTCAGTAAGATTAAAATGCCTGGAATGAAAACTTTCAGTAACATTACTTTAAAGAGAGGAACTTTCAAAACTGATAACGAATATTTCGACTGGTTCCAAAGTATTCAGCTAAGTACAGTAGAGCGCAGATCTATCACGATCTCCCTTTTAGATGAAACAGGAGCTCCTGCAGTAACCTGGAAAGTGAAAAATGCATTCCCGCTTAAATTACAATCAACAGATCTGAAAGCTGAAGGTAATGAGGTAGCTATTGAAACTCTGGAAATTGCACACGAAGGATTAACTATTGAAAATAATTAA